ctacaaaaatgaacattgtTGCTTATTCCAGCATATCGTGGAAAATAGAATTAAGAGAAGGAATCACATTCAAAAGATACTTTGATTGAATTTGTAGGTGTGTAAATCAAATCCCCTTCACCTATGATACATATAATTCTCTCTCACTCTATTCTAGGCTATgctacaaaaatttattaattttaaacgtACTTCTAGGGGTTGACCATTTCCACCTGCACTACCATTGCCACCACTGCCATTATTTCCAGTACGTTCTGGATGCGAGGACATCGCACCACCTCGATACGATCTTTGGCGTTCTTCAAATTCACGAAGTCTTTGATTATATCTTTCGATTTGATCCCGAAGCAAAGCGTCTTCGACCTATTTAATCGAattattaattaggtaggtaatattttaaaCGATGTACCTTCAATCATTGATGCAAGTGGATTAGAAAAACTTTTGCTTACAGCTGCCCGTTCTTCATCAAATTCCAAACAACCGACGCCGTCCAATCTTTCCAAGTCCATCCAACCGCGCCAGCAAACGCAGACTCCATTCATAATTAAATGTGATCGTAAATGCACCTACGACAGCACATGCATAATTCTCACGGTTAAAAAACACTCAGACTtggccaaaaagaaaaaaagagagagaaagagagacgcGAATTTAGTCGTGCAGCGAGTTTAACCTCCCGCAGAGGATCTAAGTAGGTACTCTATTCAAGGCAATGATGggaataaaaattgcaaattactTTGCCGTGTTCTTTATCGAAGTCTGTTTCGCGAATGGTCGTATTACTCGAACTATTTGGCATATGTTGTTGATGATGATTGTGGTGATGGTGGTGATGATAACCATTTGACGACGTATTGAATACCAATTGAATATTTGTACCGGTAGCCACAAAAGCCTGCAAAGgggaataaaattgatttttctggcataaattgagaaaattttcaatttgtatagCTTACAATTTCGGTGTGTCCTTCGCGACAACCATTTTGAAACCTAATTTGACGTTCTTCCTGTGGACGATCTCTGTAACCAGTATATCTGACCTATAAACCAAACAATTAACTCACTTATTTGATGTCGATTTAAATTACAttctattaggtacctataaactCAATCATAAAATCAATCATTTACTATAGGTACGTACTTAATAAATATATCATAACCTTGAAGGTAAACCTCAGGGTTGATGCATTAGGTATAATCAATATCAAACAAAGAAGAGGGGAATGGTTGacaagaaaaaaaggaaatttgggATGAGTAGATACATTTCTGTGTGTCCCAATAAAGTATTTAGGTATTTACCCTTCGACTCGACGCAAATAAATAAACGAGTAGCACGAGACTATTTACCTACTAGATCTAGTTTgtacgtgtgtgtgtgtttttatgAATCAAAGACGGTGTATATAGTACCAACTTGTTCTATCTAATTCCCCGGTTGAatcaatttaaacaattttggaaCCCATGAGTcatgaaaatttctagttttttttcatacgattATACTTACTTCACTTTCACGGCTAAGGCGTCTGAATAACTCGTCGGTCTCGAATTTATGTTTTTGATCAGGTACGACTCTaggcattttgaaaatgaatctagGCTTCGGTTGCTCGTATAGGCTGTCAAATGGTCCCAACATACCGACACCACCGGGTAAAGCGCTGGCTTCACTCATAGACAACATTATGGACTATTATATAGTTTCTAAACAAACAAATCAATCAGAGATCTAGACAAGTTAGCGAACCAACACGAAATAAAGAGTGAAAAACAATGGGAAATTAGTTCGAAAATAATTATACAATAAAATTTCGATTGTAAGTAGAGATTCTTATTGGGTACCTAAATAAATACTTGATCAACTTACCACTGCAGTAGCATACTTTTAATAGTGGAAGGAAATAATTTAATTGTAGATATAATTTGtaatctaaaaattattattcaatctGCAAAACGCACTGTCACAAACGCAACAATGAACGCAAAGCTAAGCACTAGCACTAACTTTCCATTAAACAAACGTAAATAAGTACAGTCGCAGCTACAAAAAGCTGAAGGGTGGGAAATCAATATTCGTAGAATGTGAAGTGGTGAGGGTACGTTGATCTTTTTTATACGCAGCGTCGCGTATAGTAACTAAACCACGCCTTCTTTTTACAGCTCGACCTatacatttttatgaattatgaatGAATTTGAGATGAGATGTTACGGGCCTAAATTACAACGATTGAAGATGAGTTAACACTCAAATTATTcatgttttattgaaaaaacattttggaaaaaaattgaaattgatgcTGAAGTGTACTGAAGGGCATAACTTGATGGAGAATTATCACGTTGTGATGAGTGATACAGATAACGGTGGCTCAGGGCTCACAaccgaattattaaaaaaattgcttcaaaaaaatggaccagtttcctaaaaaaatcaatagggCCAAACTTTTTATCCATTTcagattttattgtttttttttgtttttttaattgatcAAGACTCCTGATTGAGAAGTGAAAAGTTTGGATTCTCGCGAAATgaagtaaaataataattattcactttcGAGCTTTGATTTTGAATCATGAACTGTTTAGTGTTTATTGCATCTAGGCAAAAGACAATAGTgcatccaaaaatttgaaaagaaatcgaATTCGGAATTGAAAGAATGCTGGTGggcagtaaaataaaaaatgtatgaaaaacaaaaagaaaacttaTGGAAGTTATGGATTGTAATCGTAAATCATGAACAAATGTATAGGCCACTTGAAAATTCTTGACTGGATGGactaatttctaatttttttttgctattttttatttttctattctcgTTGTCAGGcctaatatttcgaaaaattccaaaatcgatatttaaattttaaaaatgaatattgttaaatcaaaaaattttaatttaaaaaaatttaaaatttaaaaattcgcgtTATTTTGATTACGTCAAAGTCAAAATACCTAATTCTAACCAATCACAATGTCATGAATTAGAAGAACTTCCTTAGTAGATGTTGAATTAACCTTGACAAGTAATCAAACCTTTGtcataacaaaacaaaaatcttggaatgttatcacaaaaataaaaaaactgcgAAAACTCAAAGTCTCAAACGAAGATGAAGATTGCATAAGTTGATGTTTCCGATTTATTAATTTAGTTCAATTCAAACGTTTTATTAATAATGGATAACGACGTGAATATCACCGAAGAAGACGTGGTTATTACCGTTAAAATTTTAGTACAAGATCACGTAAGCACCCGCACCTCATTTTTCTTCTGCTATACTTACTCTCGTTCTCTAACACTGGTTTTTATTCAGGAAGTACATACCATCATCGGCGAAAATGAATCACTCTTGAATCAAATCAGAAGAAACGTAAGCATTTGTGAATTCCTTATAATCTAAATCATTCACTTTTGTATCGAATTCGTACTTTTTCAGTCCGGCGCCAGCATAAGTATATCGGATGGGTCGAACTTGGATCGTGTAGTAATTATTACGGGAACTGTTGAGGAAATGTACGACGGATGTAGAATGATTCTCGAACGGCTTTCTGCGGTATTCAAATTCATTATCTCGTAACTGAAATCACTGACATTGTCAAGAAATAATGTCATTCGTTTATTCTCTATGCAGTTTAGTGAAGAAACAGATAAAGGCTTCGATCCGGATAACGTAGCTGTAAAACTGATTATACCAGCTTCCCAGTGCGGATCACTGATCGGTAAAGGTGGCAATAAGATCAAAGAAATACGAGATAGTAGTGGTGCAGCTATGCAAGTTTCAGCTGAAATGCTTCCTCATTCTACTGAAAGAATTGTTCATATATCTGGGCATATTGAATCTATATTAGATTGTATATATGAAATTTGCTATTCATTGGTTACGGTAAGGTGatagtttttgatgaaaattcaagcTTTGAAGAAACTCGCGACTTacgaaattatttgtttttatacAGTCACCggtgaaaaataattctgtgCCGTATAAACCTACATCGGATATGGTAGAAGGACCTATCGTATTCTCAGATGGAAAAGCATATACTTTACATGGTACAACTGCTGTTCCTATTGCTGACGTGAGTTATTTATTCAACGATTgtcgattattttgaatttcggcGTTGTGTGGACAAAGgttgaaattaattaatcagTAATGCATTTGCAATTTCAGGTcaattttcttctgaaaaatgaactcctTCAACCATTTCTTGGGATCACTAGCAGTTCCGACGCTTCAGGTACAATTCTTCTATCTCTGTTGTAGGAGTTTGAGAACTTGAAGGTTGTGAACATGAACATACCTATTGTTTTTATCTTCAGCTCTCGTAAGAATGTTAAAATCGCACGTATTTAATATTAAATCCAACCCTATAACGGATAGAAAACCCAATTTCCATAAACAAGAATACAGAGTGCCTGATAGCTGCGCTGGCGGTAtgattggaaaaaatggaatcaagaTTTCAGAAATAaggtcgaaaattgaaatttatttgttgCGAAAATCATTGATCATCGTGTTACATTAATTATGTTTTATATAACAGACAAATTTCAGGAGCTGTAATTCATCTTCCAAATGTAGATGAAAACGCTGCTCATGAAATGAAAGAACGAATGATTACTTTGGAAGGTACTCGAGAATCTGTAGCTTTTGCGAAATTCTTGATTAATgctaggtaattattttttttacgttcatattattcattttcgacgatttttttgaatacaagAAAATAATGTTGCAGcattgaacttcaaaaaaccaACTTTGAAAATACTCCAAATGctgaacaatttgaaaatgtggAAACTGAATCGGCCACGTCTACGTTAGTTAGCATTTTATCGAGACCAGGAGCATTGAATGTGGTTTCTTCATTCTTAGGATATCAAAATATTTCCGAATTTGttaatagttttgaaaattatcgattttaatACGTATAATcgtcaatttggaaaattcattcgttttacgttcgagtcattttttcattgttaaacgaattttaaaaaataaaccatgTCCTACATACAAAACTCTAAACTCTTACTGTAtgaatttatacaaaaaaaaacaatacttaatTATGCGTTATGCGATGTTAATGTGTAATGAACGAACGTTATTCGTCCATAGGGTTAGTTTTAATTGTTTGTAatattctgttttgaaaaacaaatctctTCATTTTACGCGATAGGAATATAAACAATGCTAAAATGGAAAAGTATTGTACCCAGGCCCACTTGATCAGCTGCCAAAACCGTGTTTTATAGAGTATCTCTTGTTCGCCGTAATGGATATCGGCTGTTACAATCAGGGGTTCATTATCAGCTGTTTCCGATTTGAATCGTTTTGagtaataaacttttttcaaattcacgttcactgaaaaaataaaaaagtcataaaataaaattgatattgtatTTTTAAGACTTCTCTGCTTTTTGAGATCAATCAAGGTTTCCCGTATACGTACTATTATTGGAAGCATAATGAGATGCGATTTTATACATGGCATCGATATGATTCTTCTGCTCAGAAATTCCGCTCAGAATTCTGGTATAATTTTGCTTATGATGTTTTACATGGCAAAtcattggttttttaaaatctgctcTCAGTTCAGAAATAATATCAAGCCTACCAATAGGCTGTGAAAATATGTACGATGCTGTTGCCATCGCTTCCATTGATAGTATACATTCTCCCTGCACAATCGATGTCGTTCCTACGTATTAATAAAATTGTACCTAGGTAtccttaattaatttttcaaaagtttactcACGTGTAATTTGTAATCAAAAATTAAGATCAAATGAAAAGAATCTATATCGAGAGAAGATACATTGGTGATGTGTAGCGTCATCTTCATCCTATCATTTTTACCATCTTCATTTTCATCTATTTCAATtacctgaaaaaagttcaattttggataGTTATTTCATCTATTTATTTCGTTCAGTAGTAGGCCCATTTGCTTACTTTCATTAAAGAACAATTATTAGAGTatgcagtttttgatttcaagtaTTGATACGTTGAACATATCAGTGAAAAGTGTGAATTGGCAGTTTTTGCTTctaaaataatcaaatattgATACTTGAATTTAACGATTGGTTGCTCTCGGTAAGAATTTTCTTTAATCCAAAATCCTGTCAAATGAAACAGAACTATTAATCATTTCCTGtcaattattttctttcaatttttatgccaCTTCAATGTAAATACTCACCATTACTGCTGTATGCAAATATGAAAGgcaaaacgaaacaaaaaattgaatttaacaCCAGAAATACCGTGACATTTGATCGCAATGCTGCTTTATACTTGAAAGAAATGCTTTTCGTGTATGCTACGTAATAATTTGCCATATTATTTcaccattttagaaaaaaaataaaaaatcacattgaTAACTTTTGGATGGTTTTTTTGAACCGCCGTAGATTGTTGCGTCTGAGTTGCCATAGCAACGTGCTTATAAACATGTTCAGCTTGGCTatacgtatgtactatgtacatgTTGAAATCTTGACCACTTCTGAACCGTAGTGCACATCTTCATTCAAATGAATAAACATTTTcggtaaaaattatttaaaaacataaaatatgaaaaaatacaaaaatgaaatgcaGTTAGTGATGCGAAATATGATACTTCATTGAtcttcaaattgatttcaaggCAATTTTGACATGTTCAGTCCTACTTATTTATTTGCTGAACTGAATTACACTCGCGGTTTTTTATTCATATCTTTATTCTTTCCTGcaactaatttttcaatttggaaactGATGCAAATGTTTTTTGAAGACAATTTGAACGTACAACTGTacctatgcattttttaaaatcaaggaTTACCAGCGGAACTTTGTCGACTCATCATCATCCTttgatttcgctgaaatttggATCACTAAAAGTTCATGTCACTCTCGCCTCAGAACCAGGAATGTgaaccgaaatttttcaaccttgaaatcaaaaattttggaatctgAACCCAACCTTgaccgaaattttcaatttaaggtTCTACTTTTTCTGAAGATTATTGcgtatttggaattttcagcatGATTTATTTTTAACTTTCGAGGGGAAGCTTCAAAGCTGAAAACTAAagggatttttttaattttgtagaaTTGCCTCAGAATAATTTTATTCCTAGGTTTGTTATAGTTCAAATTTGTAATTAAGATTAACTAATTAATTGCGATCGAATATGCCGTATTTAATACTTTATacgtatagtaggtacctacgaatctgatattttatgaaaaaaatttactgtaaCCTTAACCCAtaaccgaaaaaaattccagtaaattttttgggACCCATAATTTTTTCTCTGTTACTTTTCGTAACTGTCCACTTTGaaccgaatttttttcttcggttcGCATTCCTGCTCAGAAGAACCAAATTTCGAACTGTCGAAGTTGATTATAGAACACTTTCTAGtgttaagtacctacttggaaaAAGATTTCctgagaaatgagaattttgctcaaattcgaTATTGAAGCAATGAAgcatacagggtggacagaaatatcgggtacccctaagaaagtttttcatgaaaaatataggttggcaacgtgaaatagatgcatatgattggtgaaatgttatctctccagtctaacaaccaatcatgtgctaccattgtccattattatcattcactgtgaccaaccgaagtatttagcagaaaacttttttaggggtacccgatatttctgtccaccctgtataaaaggtataggtacttatgtaatgtacctacagggtgcccagaaatatcgagtacccctaagaaagtttttcattaaaaatataggttggcaacgtgaaatagatgcatatgattggtggaatgttatctttccagtccaacaaccaatcatgtgctatcattattatcattcactgtgaccaaccaaagtattttagtagaaaacttttttaggggtactcgatatttctgggcaccctgtagttgATTAAGACGAACAAAAGGTTGGAGAGTGGTTgagtttgatcaaaaattctATGAATAAGTACCCACCTACCAACCCCACCTACTGATTAGTCTACAATTAGGTATTGAGAatcgctcaattttttattgatcaattttggtttgaaaattgaattcatgcTTGCTGCTTGCCCTCGTCTGTCAGCCAGTGTAAACCCTAAAAATACTTTCTGGTTCTGCGAAGTCTGTTCTTTCTTTTCGAATCGTTGAGAGATAAGATATGCCAAGCTAGGATAACACTGTGCAATCTTTTGTGTTTTTCCATACCTTCTGCTTCTCGGAATTCAAGCGATAAGGCGAGTTCTTTGCCTGATTTTTCGTGCACAGTTTTTCGTTCTCGATCACTCGTGTGTGTTTCGTGGGTACGGGTACTTTTGCATTTCTGCCCATTAGCTCTCCGTAATGTTATAAAAATCATTCGTGGTGCTCGAGATATCGGGTTTTTTCGGGTTCGGGATTGAATATGTCGGTAGTAGTGTTGTAATCATAAAGTTTAAAATCATCCCGTTGCCATTTCAGCTGTTTGACTTTTGACTAGTTCAGTCgcgttttctttttcgaaattgactTAGTTGAGATAGTCATATTTCTACCTTGATTTCATACAGTATTTCATCTCTGGAACTTGAAGCTTTGTCTGCTGAGCGTCGGCTACAGTTGAAATTAATGGTGAGTATTTTGACAAATGTTCATTCTTATTTCTTGCATTTCGATTAATATTAGTGAGAATTTTGTCGATTAGGTATTCTGAAGTATCTACTTATGtaagtgcttttttttttgttttttttgtcgtgCAAAAGATTGAACGTAGCCAAAACTGTGTTGATCATGGCTACGGCTGTGCGTTTCAGGTTTCAATCGTTACAATACTTACAAGAACCGTCGGTCGATCGTTCTGAGTACATAGGTATATCTACTATTTTAGTTCTGAGTTTtggatttataaaaatttgttcttatCATAAAAAATGCACAATGAAAGTACTTACGTATATTGGAATTGGACGTGCAGAAGTATCGAATTGTTATGCATTGAGTATGTATCTTGCATGTTGAATAGTAGTACCTTAGACCTTTTAGAGAAGTAAATGATCTAAAAGTGGTACAATAAATCTTCTACACAAATTAGGAGGAAAAGTTGTAAGCATTTTGATCTTTTCAAAGTAGAGTAGGAAGGAATAGGTAACCACCTGGCATTGCCCATGGTTGTTCAACACGTGCTCCGGTTTCGTAGGTGATgaacacaaaaatttgaaagaagaaaCATGCGCCTTTCAAATCCTGTAGGCAACCATTACgacatcagaaaaattttctaccagtTGTCTATTCTACCCCTTGGCAACTTCCAACTGTCGTCTTTTCccgtttttcattcaattctatatacgaggtattttttgttgattgacaatggaatgtttttttatttctttttcggGGCTTTCCCagtttttctacaaattttgagATTCATTTTGCTtatgaataataaaatcattCTTCTAGGCGCGGACTGGATATAGTTGAGGCCGTTGAGGGGCCCTTGGTGCACATTTTggccctcaaaattttatcgccTCCCCTTCAAGAACCTTTCTCGTCCTgttttttctcaggttcggataacttgaatgcaagttgtgaaattgatttatgttgtttttaaaaaatataatttcgtaGAAATTGACAGGAGCAAAGCtggaactgtt
The sequence above is a segment of the Planococcus citri chromosome 3, ihPlaCitr1.1, whole genome shotgun sequence genome. Coding sequences within it:
- the LOC135840098 gene encoding protein big brother-like; the encoded protein is MLSMSEASALPGGVGMLGPFDSLYEQPKPRFIFKMPRVVPDQKHKFETDELFRRLSRESEVRYTGYRDRPQEERQIRFQNGCREGHTEIAFVATGTNIQLVFNTSSNGYHHHHHHNHHQQHMPNSSSNTTIRETDFDKEHGKVHLRSHLIMNGVCVCWRGWMDLERLDGVGCLEFDEERAAVEDALLRDQIERYNQRLREFEERQRSYRGGAMSSHPERTGNNGSGGNGSAGGNGQPLEIFNHG
- the LOC135840099 gene encoding poly(rC)-binding protein 3-like, with product MDNDVNITEEDVVITVKILVQDHEVHTIIGENESLLNQIRRNSGASISISDGSNLDRVVIITGTVEEMYDGCRMILERLSAFSEETDKGFDPDNVAVKLIIPASQCGSLIGKGGNKIKEIRDSSGAAMQVSAEMLPHSTERIVHISGHIESILDCIYEICYSLVTSPVKNNSVPYKPTSDMVEGPIVFSDGKAYTLHGTTAVPIADVNFLLKNELLQPFLGITSSSDASALVRMLKSHVFNIKSNPITDRKPNFHKQEYRVPDSCAGGMIGKNGIKISEIRQISGAVIHLPNVDENAAHEMKERMITLEGTRESVAFAKFLINASIELQKTNFENTPNAEQFENVETESATSTLVSILSRPGALNVVSSFLGYQNISEFVNSFENYRF
- the LOC135840101 gene encoding transmembrane protein 231-like: MANYYVAYTKSISFKYKAALRSNVTVFLVLNSIFCFVLPFIFAYSSNGFWIKENSYREQPIVKFKYQYLIILEAKTANSHFSLICSTYQYLKSKTAYSNNCSLMKVIEIDENEDGKNDRMKMTLHITNVSSLDIDSFHLILIFDYKLHGECILSMEAMATASYIFSQPIGRLDIISELRADFKKPMICHVKHHKQNYTRILSGISEQKNHIDAMYKIASHYASNNMNVNLKKVYYSKRFKSETADNEPLIVTADIHYGEQEILYKTRFWQLIKWAWVQYFSILALFIFLSRKMKRFVFQNRILQTIKTNPMDE